The following coding sequences lie in one Panicum virgatum strain AP13 chromosome 6N, P.virgatum_v5, whole genome shotgun sequence genomic window:
- the LOC120678821 gene encoding WEB family protein At4g27595, chloroplastic-like codes for MFSFRSRSSSNGNKVPDSGFLDESDMQKQLNRLQEELRKEKEEKARALDEIEELRKMNTNRNKKLKSNGSEGQLDLADRLQQLEGELEAARDSEKKMLLSLEAQTKQLEQTKVSLEEAKLEIASLRDSSKSLEAFNPGKQPVKNLRRRGVMSFSFADPGEVETWSLQRELKLAVESEEKCKKAMNDLAIALKEQSTEAREAKGKLLLAQSELNNARTEVESLKASLENAADKLQLALEEAGRLKVESDELAAASKEKERGLVDCIKMFEEELSKGKQENETLIESQRVIRDENSRLREMLKHAVGEANVARESLEIARMENSRLNEHIFEKESALQSIKQEYESLKISEAAAQSSIKELKDMIDAMFSSESTRTSAEASPRDAKRGDMKESSVAADDVYFDVQRSTRLEDIKNPGKQKKKTILRKFSEIMKKSNSQNAI; via the exons ATGTTTTCTTTCAGGTCCAG ATCATCTTCCAATGGCAACAAAGTTCCAGACTCAGGCTTCTTGGACGAATCGGACATGCAAAAACAACTAAATAGACTGCAGGAGGAGCTGAGGAAGGAGAAAGAGGAGAAGGCACGTGCCCTAGATGAGATCGAAGAGCTCAGGAAGATGAACACGAATAGGAACAAAAAGTTGAAAAGCAATGGGTCCGAAGGGCAGTTGGACCTTGCAGACAGATTACAGCAGTTGGAAGGTGAACTGGAGGCTGCAAGAGATTCAGAGAAGAAGATGCTACTGTCTTTGGAGGCCCAAACAAAGCAGCTTGAGCAGACCAAGGTATCTCTGGAGGAGGCCAAGCTTGAGATAGCTTCACTAAGAGACAGCAGCAAAAGTTTAGAAGCCTTTAATCCTGGTAAGCAGCCAGTGAAGAATTTGAGGAGAAGGGGTGTGATGTCCTTCTCCTTTGCTGATCCGGGTGAAGTGGAGACATGGTCACTACAGCGAGAGCTCAAGCTCGCTGTGGAATCCGAGGAGAAGTGCAAGAAGGCCATGAATGACCTGGCCATAGCCTTGAAAGAGCAAAGCACAGAGGCCAGAGAGGCAAAAGGGAAGCTTCTGTTGGCACAATCTGAGTTGAATAACGCGAGGACTGAAGTGGAGAGCTTGAAAGCCTCGTTAGAAAATGCAGCAGACAAGCTCCAGTTGGCACTGGAAGAGGCAGGGCGACTAAAGGTTGAGTCAGATGAATTGGCAGCAGCatcaaaagagaaagagaggggaCTCGTTGATTGCATCAAGATGTTTGAGGAGGAGCTAAGTAAAGGAAAGCAAGAGAATGAGACGTTGATTGAATCACAGAGGGTGATCAGAGATGAGAATTCTAGGCTGAGGGAAATGCTGAAGCATGCGGTGGGTGAAGCTAATGTAGCAAGGGAATCACTGGAGATTGCCAGGATGGAGAACTCTCGCCTTAATGAACACATCTTCGAGAAAGAGAGTGCCTTACAGAGTATCAAGCAAGAATATGAATCCCTTAAGATCAGTGAGGCAGCAGCACAGAGTAGTATTAAAGAGTTGAAGGATATGATTGATGCTATGTTCAGTTCAGAATCGACCAGAACCTCAGCAGAAGCATCTCCTCGGGATGCCAAGCGAGGTGACATGAAAGAAAGTTCAGTGGCAGCAGATGATGTGTATTTTGATGTTCAAAGATCTACTCGCCTGGAGGACATCAAGAATCCTGgaaaacagaaaaagaaaacaattcTCAGAAAGTTTAGTGAGATAATGAAGAAAAGCAACTCTCAAAATGCAATCTAG
- the LOC120678589 gene encoding 14-3-3-like protein GF14-A, which yields MAAGAGTREEMVYMAKLAEQAERYEEMVEFMEKVVAAAGAGELTVEERNLLSVAYKNVIGARRASWRIVSSIEQKEEARGAAGHAAAARGYRGRVEAELSSICAGILRLLDDRLVPASAAVDAKVFYLKMKGDYHRYLAEFKTGAERKDAADSTLAAYQAAQDIAMKELPSTHPIRLGLALNFSVFYYEILNSPDRACSLAKQAFDEAISELDTLGEESYKDSTLIMQLLRDNLTLWTSDMQDDAGDEMRDASKPEDEQ from the exons ATGGCTGCGGGAGCGGGGACGCGGGAGGAGATGGTGTACATGGCGAAGCTGGCGGAGCAGGCGGAGCGGTACGAGGAGATGGTGGAGTTCATGGAGAAggtcgtcgcggcggcgggcgccggggAGCTCACCGTCGAGGAGCGCAACCTGCTGTCGGTCGCCTACAAGAACGTCATCggcgcgcgccgcgcgtcgTGGCGCATCGTCTCCTCCATCGAGCAGAAGGAGGAGgcccgcggcgccgcgggccacgccgccgccgccaggggctaCCGCGGCCGCGTCGAGGCCGAGCTCTCCAGCATCTGCGCGGGGATCCTGCGCCTCCTCGACGACCGCCTcgtccccgcctccgccgccgtcgacgccaaGGTCTTCTACCTCAAGATGAAGGGCGACTACCACCGCTACCTCGCCGAGTTCAAGACCGGCGCCGAGCGCAAGGACGCCGCCgactccaccctcgccgcctaCCAGGCCGCCCAG GACATAGCCATGAAGGAGCTGCCGTCCACGCACCCCATCAGGCTCGGCCTCGCGCTCAACTTCTCCGTCTTCTACTACGAGATCCTCAACTCGCCGGACCGCGCGTGCTCGCTCGCCAAGCAG GCCTTCGATGAAGCCATTTCAGAACTGGACACTCTTGGGGAGGAGTCCTACAAGGATAGCACCCTGATCATGCAGCTTCTTCGTGACAACCTCACCTTGTGGACTTCTGACATGCAG GATGATGCTGGTGATGAAATGAGGGATGCCAGCAAGCCTGAGGATGAGCAGTAG